The Oryzias melastigma strain HK-1 linkage group LG13, ASM292280v2, whole genome shotgun sequence genome window below encodes:
- the LOC112149403 gene encoding uncharacterized protein LOC112149403 — translation MGGLFCISKNLETITCTVQYQHLHARFNAVLAFVKIRGLIPLRSNAKSEPLVNCLNGCHKLWAHISLQQLWTAESVVPTLVTFWTVSCLCERRKQEAEGVLASYTLRLSLEKLLCASKLSLEESDQSWKHIEAYKSIETLCWSRRLGSSAPETHSKLREIHLKIASLVSLKSPLLPHSAQKLLEGFSAETLKVHSRRSFQQRLQQKYPASKYSLMLLFLPKAVTLTRFHNGTRARAHKVNVTV, via the exons ATGGGAGGtttattttgcatttccaagAATCTGGAAACcatcacctgcactgttcagtaccag CATCTCCACGCAAGATTTAACGCAGTCCTGGCATTTGTCAAAATCAGAGGTCTGATCCCGCTGCGCTCAAATGCTAAATCAGAACCGCTGGTTAATTGTTTGAATGGTTGTCACAAGCTCTGGGCACACATTTCCCTTCAGCAGCTTTGGACTGCAG AGTCAGTCGTTCCCACACTGGTGACATTTTGGACAGTCAGCTGCCTCTGTGAGCGGAGAAAACAGGAAGCAGAGGGCGTCCTCGCTAGTTACACATTAAGATTAAGTTTAGAAAAACTTCTCTGTGCCTCAAAACTATCACTGGAAGAGTCAGACCAATCCTGGAAGCACATTGag GCTTACAAGTCTATTGAG ACACTTTGTTGGAGTCGCCGTTTGGGAAGTTCAGCGCCTGAAACCCACAGCAAGCTCAGAGAGATCCATTTGAAAATTGCTTCGCTGGTCTCGCTGAAGTCGCCGTTACTCCCCCACTCTGCCCAGAAACTATTAGAGGG attCTCTGCTGAAACACTGAAAGTCCACTCACGGCGGAGCTTCCAGCAGAGACTACAACAAAAATACCCAGCCTCCAAATATTCATTGATGTTGCTGTTTTTACCCAAAGCCGTCACACTGACTCGGTTTCATAACGGCACGCGCGCTCGGGCACACAAAGTCAATGTTACAGTATAA